The Blastocatellia bacterium genome includes a window with the following:
- a CDS encoding YtxH domain-containing protein has translation MAEENGANKLTYFLIGFGLGAVVALLFAPKSGKELREDIAERTRRGLEKAGETYETAREKAKELVEEAKETVSRSKERLAAAVEAGKQAYREEKRKAESLEG, from the coding sequence ATGGCCGAGGAGAATGGAGCCAATAAGCTGACGTACTTTTTGATCGGGTTCGGACTCGGCGCTGTGGTGGCGTTGCTCTTCGCCCCCAAGTCCGGGAAGGAACTGAGAGAAGATATTGCAGAGCGAACCCGGCGGGGGCTGGAAAAAGCCGGCGAGACCTATGAAACGGCGCGGGAGAAAGCCAAAGAGCTGGTCGAAGAGGCCAAAGAGACGGTGAGTCGGAGCAAGGAGCGGCTCGCCGCCGCCGTCGAAGCTGGCAAACAGGCCTACCGGGAGGAAAAGCGCAAGGCCGAATCTCTGGAGGGATAA